From Tepidimicrobium xylanilyticum:
CACCTTTATGGGAGCTCACGCCATACCAATCGAATACAAAGATGAGCCAAGAAAATTCATAGATATTATAATTAATGAAATGATTCCAGAAGTAGCTGAAAGGCAATTAGCTAAATTTTGTGATGTTTTCTGTGAAAAGGGAGTCTTTTCTATAGAAGAATCAAAGGAAATATTAGAGGCTGGAATCAAACATGGATTATTGCCCAAAATACATGCTGACGAGATTGAACCTTTAGGTGGAGCAGAGTTAGCAGCTCAAATAGGTTGTGTTTCTGCTGATCACTTGGTAGCTGCTAGTGAAAAAGGGATTGAAATGATGGCTGAAAAGGGAATATTGGCTAATTTGCTTCCAGGTACTTCTTTTAACCTCCAATCAGGCAAATATGCACCAGCAAGGAAGATGATTGAAAGGGGTGTGGCAGTAGCTTTATCCACAGATTACAATCCAGGAAGCTGCCCGACTGAAAACATGCAGCTTATTATGAGTTTTGCATCCTTACTACTTAAAATGACTCCTGAAGAGGTAATAACTGCAGTAACTATAAATGGTGCTGCTTCATTAAAATTAGAAGATAAAATTGGCAGCTTAGAGGTAGGGAAAAAGGCGGATATAGTTGTTTTTGACGCCCCAAATTTAGAATATATAATATACCATTTTGGAATAAATCATACTGATAGAGTCATAAAGAATGGCAAACAGGCATTTGTAAATTCACGCACATAATATAGGATATTATGAATGCTATTGTTATAAATGGGCTCGATTATTAATACCTAGCAGACGCATATTAAGAGTGGCTTTAATTGGTAAAGGGGCTGACTTTTAGTTTAATAGAAGTTTCTATTAAACTAAAAGTCTTTTTTATGGCCTTACTTTCTTATAATTATATAAAACATTATTTTATTGAGAAGGAGAAGAATATATGGTTGAGGAGTTATTAAAAGCTTTTGCATTGATCTTTGCTTCTGAAATGGGAGATAAGACACAGATAATAGCTATGACTTTTGCAACAAAGTACAGAGTTAGAGATGTGCTAATTGGAGTCAGCATAGGAGTTTTTTTAAACCATGGACTAGCTATATTATTAGGCAGTTATTTATCCAAAGTAGTTCCTATGAATTTAATCCAATCAATTGCAGGACTCATGTTTGTCTTATTTGGCCTATTAGCACTTAATGATGAAAAACTGGAAGAAGAAGATAGAAAGACTGCATTTAGTCCTATTACTACTGTAGCCCTTGCATTTTTTATAGGTGAATTAGGAGACAAAACTCAACTTACTGCTTTGACATTAGCTGCGGGAGCTGAACATTCTTTTGTTATTTTATTAGGGACCATATTAGGAATGATTGCTACTAGCGGATTAGGAATTTTAGTGGGGAGTAAAATTGGAGAAAAGATGCCCGATATTTCAGTGAAAATTATTTCTTCAATGGTATTTATTTTCTTTGGGACACTAAAGCTTTATAATTGGTTACCGATAAAACTATTGACTTCAAATAACCTAAGACTTTATTTTATTTCGATAATTGTTATTCATCTTATATTAACAAGAAGGCTAATACACAAGAAAAAACATGAGGAACTCTCACCTATAAAAAAAGTGGCAAATCACTTATACATTAAAAGCAATATTATGGGTGAAAAAATAGAGGAAATCTGTCTTGGGGAGGGGATATGTGGAAATTGTATTGGTGATGAATGTGTAATCGGATATACTAAGAGGATTTTAAAAGAAGCAAGAAACGAGGAAAAATATTTTATTGAGGAAGATACGGACATATCAAAATTGACATTCAAAAATTTCGACAAAAATAAAGTCGTAGAAGCTTTAAGTTTAATAATGGCAGATTATGTAGAAAATGATATAATTGATGAAGATAGTTTTATTATAAATAGGATAAAGAATTTCTTTGAGTTTATCTTATTTGGGCAGAATATAAGATTTGATGGAGATTTATCCAAATATTTAAGATATAGTAAAAGAATTAATTACGATATTGGGAAAAGACTAGAGATTAAAATTAAAGATAATCTCAAACTTTCTACCTAAAATATAAAAAAAAGAAGGATAAAGACGTTTTTTGTAGAATATTATTGTAGGTCAATAAAAGGAGGGAATTTGTAATGGCAGAAAAACAATATGTGGTCTTCAGTTTAAATAAGGAGGAGTTCGGGATAGATATTATGAATGTTAAAGAAATAATCCCTTATGAAGAGTCGATTAACGTTCCAAACACCCCAGCTTTTATAGAAGGAATAATAAATTATAGGGGGAAAGTCATACCTATAATCGATTTAAAAAAACGGTTTAATTTGGCTGATTCAGAAATAACTAAGGACACAAGAATAATAGTCATAAGTTTTGATAATAGGGATGTTGGATTTGTAGTAGATGAAGCATCTCAAACCATACGATTAGATGACGAACAGATAGATCCAACTCCCGATATTATTTCAGAAGTAGATAGAAGATTTATTACAGGAGTAGGCAAAGTAGATGAAAAAAGGTTGTTGATCCTCTTAGATTTGCACAATGTATTAACGGATAAGGAAAAGGAAGACATAGCAAGAATGGAAATAGAATAAAGAGGTGTAAATAGTGAACAGCCTTTCATTAAAAGTTGAACGCATAAATGATATACTGAAAGAGACCATCAATTCAATTGAAATTAATAAAAATGAAATCACAGAAATTGTTGAACATGCAAGAGAAGAGGTAAATAAGATAAAAGCAGAACTATCTAATATAAAAAAACAGGTAGAGAAGGTAATCGAAGAAGTAGACTTATTAGAGATTGAAGAGAAAAAGAGTAAGGCTTATTTAGCTAATATAAGTAAAAATTTTAGAATTTATACAGAAGATGACATAAAAATTGCTTATGATAGGGCTAATGAGGCTAGAATAAAATTATATTTGAAAAGAGAAGAAGAAAAGAATTTAATCGAAAGGAGAAAAGAGCAGGAGTTAAGATTAAAGTCTGCCATAAAAGTATATAAAAAAGCTGAAAGGGTTCGAAAGTCAGTTAGTGTAGTTACAGAATACTTAAGGGGAAATTTAGATGATATCATTCTCACCGTAGATCATTTAAATAAAAAACAGGCTTTAGGAATAAAGATAATCGAAGCCCAAGAAATAGAAAGGGAGAGACTAGCTCGAGATATACATGATGGACCAGCCCAATCAATGGCCAATATACTTATAAAAGCGGAAATATGTGAAAGATTGATGGAGATTGACAAAGAAAAGTCAAGAGAAGAGCTGCAGAATTTAAAAGCCATTGTCAGAACCACATTAAGTGATTTGAGAAAAACTATATATGATTTAAGACCGATGTCTTTGGATGATTTAGGTTTGGTACCGACTATTGAAAGGTATATTCATAACTTTACTAAGCATACTGGAGTGCCAATAGAGTTTAATGTTATAGGCAATGTTATTAATTTGAATCCTGCTATTGAAACTTCTTTATTTAGAATTGTTCAAGAGTCTTTAAACAATATATTTAAACATGCAAAAGCAACTGAAGCGAGTGTAAACTTGGAATATTCACCAAATAGGTTGAATTTATTAATTATTGATAATGGAATCGGGTTTGATGTAGACGAGGTAGAGACATATAATAACGATAGCATGGGGGGTTTTGGTTTAATTAGCATTAGGGAAAGAGTAGAACTTTTAGGAGGCAAAATGGAAATAAAATCTAATATAGGGGAAGGAACAAAAATTATTATATATATTATATTACCAGAGGAGGAAAATTGATATGGCTGATGAAAAGATTTCATTAATGATTGCGGATGACCATGTATTAATGCGCCAAGGGCTGAAACAACTTTTGGAATTGGAAAAGGATATAGATGTAATTGCTCAAACAGGTAATGGAGAAGAAACAGTTAGAAAAGCAATGGAATTCAACCCAGATGTCATACTATTAGATATAAATATGCCTAATATGAACGGAATTGATGTTTTAAGAAGGTTAAAGGACTTAGGGACTACATCTAAAATCATAATGCTTACAATACATGAAGATAAAGAATACTTATTTGAAACGATGAAAATAGGGGCTAATGGCTATGTTTTAAAAGATTCAGATGCAGACAGTTTAATTAAAGCAATAAGGGAAGTTCATTGCGGGAAAACCTATATCCAACCAAGTATAGCTTCCATGCTAGTGGAAGGGTTAGATGAAAAGGATACTAGCAAAGAATATGGTAAAATTAAAAAGCTAACAAAAAGAGAATATGAGGTCCTAATATTAATTGCAGAAGGACTAAGTAATAAGGATATAGCGGACAAGTTGTATATAAGTGAAAAAACTGTAAAGAATCACGTATCCAGTTTGTTTAAAAAATTAGATGTTAACGATAGGATACAGGCTGCTATTTTTGCATTTAAAAATGACATAAAAAAAATCTGAAGAAACCAAGGGGACAATCTCTTTGGTTTCTTCATTATGTGGCATGAGTCTTCAACGAAGATCCAATGGGTATATGTCAAATAGAATTATCCTTTATATAGCTGATGACAAAATCCCTAAAGGTTTCATTCAATGGGGATAGTTGTCTCTTGTTATGATACACAAAATAGAATTTGCGGCTAAATTCTATTCCTTCTACATAATAGGCTTTATATTTACCCAGTTTAATATCATCAAATACTGCCTTTGAAGATAAAAAACTGATACCAGCACCTAAGGATACCAATTGTTTAATAACTTCTGTATCTTCTACGTAAGCAGTAACATTCAAACT
This genomic window contains:
- the hutI gene encoding imidazolonepropionase produces the protein MKADIVIKSIDNLITLKGPNRARKGNEMKEIGLIKNGILATKEDKIIYVGEGELPPEIEITEETIVIDGKGKTITPGLVDSHTHLVHGGSRENELAMKLKGAKYLDILEAGGGIHSTMKATRKASFDELYEKAKKSLDVMLSFGVTTVEAKSGYGIEDFDTEIKQMEVAKKLNDEHHVDVVSTFMGAHAIPIEYKDEPRKFIDIIINEMIPEVAERQLAKFCDVFCEKGVFSIEESKEILEAGIKHGLLPKIHADEIEPLGGAELAAQIGCVSADHLVAASEKGIEMMAEKGILANLLPGTSFNLQSGKYAPARKMIERGVAVALSTDYNPGSCPTENMQLIMSFASLLLKMTPEEVITAVTINGAASLKLEDKIGSLEVGKKADIVVFDAPNLEYIIYHFGINHTDRVIKNGKQAFVNSRT
- a CDS encoding sensor histidine kinase — protein: MNSLSLKVERINDILKETINSIEINKNEITEIVEHAREEVNKIKAELSNIKKQVEKVIEEVDLLEIEEKKSKAYLANISKNFRIYTEDDIKIAYDRANEARIKLYLKREEEKNLIERRKEQELRLKSAIKVYKKAERVRKSVSVVTEYLRGNLDDIILTVDHLNKKQALGIKIIEAQEIERERLARDIHDGPAQSMANILIKAEICERLMEIDKEKSREELQNLKAIVRTTLSDLRKTIYDLRPMSLDDLGLVPTIERYIHNFTKHTGVPIEFNVIGNVINLNPAIETSLFRIVQESLNNIFKHAKATEASVNLEYSPNRLNLLIIDNGIGFDVDEVETYNNDSMGGFGLISIRERVELLGGKMEIKSNIGEGTKIIIYIILPEEEN
- a CDS encoding response regulator, which codes for MADEKISLMIADDHVLMRQGLKQLLELEKDIDVIAQTGNGEETVRKAMEFNPDVILLDINMPNMNGIDVLRRLKDLGTTSKIIMLTIHEDKEYLFETMKIGANGYVLKDSDADSLIKAIREVHCGKTYIQPSIASMLVEGLDEKDTSKEYGKIKKLTKREYEVLILIAEGLSNKDIADKLYISEKTVKNHVSSLFKKLDVNDRIQAAIFAFKNDIKKI
- a CDS encoding TMEM165/GDT1 family protein; this translates as MVEELLKAFALIFASEMGDKTQIIAMTFATKYRVRDVLIGVSIGVFLNHGLAILLGSYLSKVVPMNLIQSIAGLMFVLFGLLALNDEKLEEEDRKTAFSPITTVALAFFIGELGDKTQLTALTLAAGAEHSFVILLGTILGMIATSGLGILVGSKIGEKMPDISVKIISSMVFIFFGTLKLYNWLPIKLLTSNNLRLYFISIIVIHLILTRRLIHKKKHEELSPIKKVANHLYIKSNIMGEKIEEICLGEGICGNCIGDECVIGYTKRILKEARNEEKYFIEEDTDISKLTFKNFDKNKVVEALSLIMADYVENDIIDEDSFIINRIKNFFEFILFGQNIRFDGDLSKYLRYSKRINYDIGKRLEIKIKDNLKLST
- a CDS encoding chemotaxis protein CheW → MAEKQYVVFSLNKEEFGIDIMNVKEIIPYEESINVPNTPAFIEGIINYRGKVIPIIDLKKRFNLADSEITKDTRIIVISFDNRDVGFVVDEASQTIRLDDEQIDPTPDIISEVDRRFITGVGKVDEKRLLILLDLHNVLTDKEKEDIARMEIE